One part of the Pseudomonas sp. MYb118 genome encodes these proteins:
- a CDS encoding response regulator: protein MRVLLVEDHLQLAESVAQALKSTGLTVDVLHDGVAADLALSSEEYAMAILDVGLPRMDGFEVLARLRTRGKNLPVLMLTARSDVKDRVHGLNLGADDYLAKPFELTELEARVKALLRRSVLGGERLQTCGVLAYDLDTRRFTLGDELLTLTSREQAVLEALIARPGRVMSKEQLAAQVFGLDEEASPDAIEIYVHRLRKKLDGQPIAIVTFRGLGYLLESRDA from the coding sequence ATGCGTGTTCTGCTCGTCGAAGACCATCTGCAGTTGGCTGAAAGTGTCGCCCAGGCACTCAAGAGCACCGGCCTGACCGTGGATGTGCTGCATGACGGCGTGGCCGCCGACCTGGCATTGAGCAGCGAGGAGTACGCCATGGCGATCCTCGACGTCGGCCTGCCACGCATGGATGGTTTTGAAGTGCTGGCGCGTTTGCGCACCCGCGGCAAGAACCTGCCGGTGCTGATGCTGACCGCCCGTAGCGACGTCAAGGACCGGGTTCACGGCCTCAACCTGGGCGCCGACGATTACCTGGCCAAACCTTTCGAGCTGACCGAGCTCGAAGCCCGGGTCAAGGCGTTGCTGCGCCGCAGCGTGCTCGGCGGCGAGCGGCTGCAGACCTGCGGCGTGCTGGCCTACGACCTGGACACGCGCCGCTTCACCCTGGGCGACGAACTGCTGACGCTGACCTCCCGCGAGCAGGCGGTGCTCGAAGCGCTGATCGCCCGTCCGGGTCGGGTAATGAGCAAGGAACAACTGGCGGCTCAGGTGTTCGGCCTGGATGAAGAGGCCAGCCCCGACGCCATCGAGATCTACGTGCACCGTTTGCGCAAGAAACTCGA
- a CDS encoding Bug family tripartite tricarboxylate transporter substrate binding protein, producing the protein MNRSLRRFALAASCVLFAGQLMAEPKRPECIAPASPGGGFDLTCKLAQSALVNEKLLTKPMRVTYMPGGVGAVAYNAVVAQRPADAGTLVAWSSGSLLNLAQGKFGRFDENAVRWLAAVGTSYGAIAVKNDSPYKSLDDLVKALKKDPSSVVIGSGGTVGSQDWMQTALIAKAAGINPRDLRYVALEGGGEIATALLGGHIQVGSTDISDSMPHILSGDMRLLAVFSDKRLDEPEMKDIPTAKEQGYDIVWPVVRGFYLGPKVSDEDYAWWKESFDKLLASDEFAKLRDQRELFPFAMTGPELDTYVKKQVADYKVLAKEFGLIQ; encoded by the coding sequence ATGAATAGATCACTGCGCCGTTTCGCCCTCGCCGCCAGCTGCGTGCTGTTCGCCGGCCAACTGATGGCCGAGCCGAAACGCCCGGAATGCATCGCCCCTGCCTCGCCGGGCGGTGGTTTCGACCTGACCTGCAAACTGGCGCAGAGCGCGCTGGTCAACGAAAAACTGCTGACCAAGCCGATGCGCGTGACCTACATGCCCGGTGGTGTTGGCGCAGTGGCATACAACGCGGTCGTGGCGCAGCGCCCGGCCGACGCCGGCACCCTGGTGGCCTGGTCGAGCGGCTCGCTGCTGAACCTGGCCCAGGGCAAGTTCGGTCGTTTCGATGAAAACGCCGTGCGCTGGCTGGCGGCAGTCGGCACCAGCTACGGCGCCATCGCGGTGAAAAACGATTCGCCCTACAAGTCCCTGGACGATCTGGTCAAGGCGCTGAAGAAAGATCCAAGCTCGGTGGTGATCGGTTCCGGCGGCACCGTCGGCAGCCAGGACTGGATGCAAACCGCACTGATCGCCAAGGCCGCCGGGATCAACCCACGTGACCTGCGTTACGTCGCCCTCGAAGGCGGCGGTGAAATCGCCACCGCACTGCTCGGCGGCCACATCCAGGTCGGCAGTACCGACATCTCCGACTCCATGCCGCACATCCTCAGCGGTGACATGCGCCTGCTGGCGGTGTTCTCCGACAAGCGCCTGGACGAGCCGGAAATGAAAGACATCCCGACCGCCAAGGAACAAGGCTACGACATCGTCTGGCCGGTGGTTCGCGGCTTCTACCTGGGGCCGAAGGTCAGCGATGAAGACTACGCCTGGTGGAAAGAGTCCTTCGACAAACTGCTGGCCTCCGACGAGTTCGCCAAGCTGCGCGATCAGCGCGAGCTGTTCCCGTTCGCCATGACCGGCCCGGAGCTGGACACCTACGTGAAGAAACAGGTGGCCGACTACAAAGTGCTGGCCAAAGAGTTCGGCCTGATTCAGTGA
- a CDS encoding tripartite tricarboxylate transporter TctB family protein yields MLLQRVFASVLLLVCLGLALMAWPYQAEYSYEPVGPRAFPLLMLGLMGCALLYMAFRPTPIVHSEDDPQLDRETLNKIGLCVVLLLIFAGLFEPLGFILSSILIGIPMARLYGGRWLPSVVVTTFMAIGLYLLFDKLMDVPLPLGLLEFLEN; encoded by the coding sequence ATGCTCTTACAACGTGTTTTTGCCTCGGTGCTGCTACTGGTCTGTCTGGGCCTGGCGCTGATGGCCTGGCCTTATCAGGCCGAATATTCCTATGAACCGGTGGGGCCTCGGGCCTTTCCTCTGCTGATGCTGGGGCTGATGGGCTGTGCGCTGCTGTACATGGCGTTTCGTCCGACACCCATCGTGCACAGCGAAGACGACCCGCAACTGGACCGTGAAACCCTGAACAAGATCGGCCTGTGCGTCGTGCTCTTGCTGATCTTCGCCGGGCTGTTCGAGCCCCTGGGTTTCATCCTCAGCAGCATCCTGATCGGTATCCCCATGGCCCGCCTGTATGGCGGTCGCTGGCTGCCCAGCGTGGTGGTCACCACGTTCATGGCGATTGGTCTGTACCTGCTGTTCGACAAGTTGATGGACGTGCCGCTGCCATTGGGCCTGCTCGAGTTCCTGGAGAACTGA